CTTGTTGCTGATGATTCCGAATATGTACAAGATTGCCGGAGAATTCCTGCCTTGTGTATTCCATGTATCAGCCCGTACGTTAGCTTCTCATGCACTGTGTATCTTTGGTGATCACCAAGACGTTATGTCTGCCCGTCAGACCGGTTTTGCTATGTTGGCAGAAGGTTCTGTACAGGAAGTTATGGACTTGGCAGGTGTTGCTCACTTGGCTACTATCAAGTCTCGCGTTCCGTTCATGAACTTCTTCGACGGCTTCCGTACTTCTCACGAAATCCAAAAGATCGAAATGTTGGAAAACGAAGATCTCGCTCCGCTTATCGACCAGGAAGCGTTGGCTGAATTCCGTACGCGTGCACTGAATCCTGCAAATCCGGTAGCCCGTGGCATGGCTGAAAATCCCGACCACTTCTTCCAACATCGCGAATCATGCAACAACTACTATGAAGCAGTTCCTGCCATTGTAGAAGAATACATGAACGAAATATCTAAAATCACAGGCCGCAAATATGGCTTATTCGATTACTATGGCGCTGAAGATGCAGAACGCGTAATCATCGCTATGGGATCTGTAACGGAAGCTGCCCGTGAAGCCATCGACCACCTCGTTGCCAATGGCGAAAAGGTAGGTTTGGTTGCAGTTCACTTGTATCGTCCGTTCTCTGCCAAGCACTTCCTTGCTGCCGTTCCCAAGACTGCCAAGAAGATTGCCGTACTTGACCGTACAAAAGAACCGGGTGCTAACGGTGAGCCGTTGTATCTCGATGTAAAAGACTGCTTCTATGGTGCAGAAAATGCTCCGGTTATCGTAGGCGGCCGTTACGGTTTGGGTTCTAAGGATACTACTCCTGCACAAATCATTGCAGTTTACAAAAACTTGGCTATGCCGATGCCGAAGAATCACTTCACTATCGGTATTGTGGATGATGTTACTTTCACTTCTCTTCCTCAAGAAGAAGAAATCGCATTGGGCGGCGAAGGAATGTTCGAAGCTAAGTTCTACGGTTTGGGTGCTGACGGTACAGTAGGTGCTAACAAGAACTCCGTAAAGATTATCGGTGACAACACAGATAAGCACTGCCAAGCTTACTTCTCTTATGACTCCAAGAAGTCAGGCGGTTTCACTTGTTCTCACTTGCGTTTCGGTGATACTCCAATCCGTTCTACATATTTGGTAAACACTCCGAATTTTGTGGCTTGCCACGTTCAGGCTTACCTGCATATGTACGATGTCACACGTGGTTTGCGTAAGAATGGTTCATTCCTGCTGAATACCATTTGGGAAGGTGAAGAACTGGCAAAGAACCTGCCTAATAAGGTCAAAAAATATTTCGCTCAGAACAATATCACCGTTTACTATATCAACGCAACTCAAATTGCACAGGAAATCGGTCTGGGTAACCGTACCAACACAATCCTTCAGTCAGCATTCTTCCGCATTACGGGTGTGATACCTGTTGATCTGGCTGTTGAACAGATGAAGAAATTCATCGTTAAGTCTTACGGTAAGAAGGGTGAAGATATAGTAAACAAGAACTATGCAGCCGTTGACCGTGGTGGCGAATACAAGCAACTTACCGTTGATTCGGCTTGGGCCAACCTGTCAGATGAAGCAAAAGCAGAAAATAATGACCCTGCATTCATCAATGAGGTAGTTCGTCCTATCAATGCACAAGATGGTGACCTTCTACCGGTATCCGCATTCAAAGGCATCGAAGACGGTACTTGGCATCAGGGAACAGCAAAATATGAAAAACGTGGCGTAGCTGCATTCGTTCCTGAATGGAATGCTGAAAATTGTATCCAGTGTAACAAGTGTGCATACGTTTGTCCTCATGCTTCTATCCGTCCATTCGTACTCGACGCTGAAGAGCAAAAAGGTGCTGACTTCACTCAACTGAAGGCTGTGGGTAAGGCATTTGACGGTATGACATTCCGTATTCAGGTTGACGTTCTCGACTGTCTGGGTTGCGGCAACTGTGCCGACGTTTGTCCGGGCAATCCGAAAAAGGGTGGCAAGGCTCTGACAATGAAACATCTTGAAGGCCAATTGCCGGAAGCTGCCAACTGGACTTACTGCGTAGAAAACGTGAAGAGCAAACAACACTTGGTTGACATCAAGGCTAACGTTAAGAACTCTCAGTTCGCAACTCCGCTGTTTGAATTCTCCGGCGCTTGCTCCGGTTGTGGTGAGACTCCGTACGTAAAACTACTTTCTCAGTTGTTCGGCGACCGTGAAATGGTTGCTAACGCTACAGGATGTTCTTCTATCTACTCCGGTTCTGTACCTTCCACTCCTTATACTAAGAACGAAAAGGGTCATGGTCCGGCTTGGGCTAACTCACTGTTCGAAGACTTCTGCGAATTCGGTCTGGGTATGGAGCTCGCTAACGAAAAGATGCGTGCACGTATCGTGAAGGCTATGGAAGAAGCAATCGCAGCAGAAGGTACTCCGGCCGAATACAAAGAAGTATTCCAAGCATGGATTGAGAATATGTACGATGCAGACAAGACGAAGGAACTTGCTGAAAAGATCATTCCTATGGTAGAAGCTGCCAAAGACAAATGTGACAACTGCAAGACTATTGCCAGCCTGTCTCAATATCTGGTTAAACGCAGCCAATGGATTATCGGTGGTGACGGTGCTTCTTACGACATCGGTTACGGTGGTCTCGACCATGTAATCGCCAGC
Above is a window of Bacteroides helcogenes P 36-108 DNA encoding:
- the nifJ gene encoding pyruvate:ferredoxin (flavodoxin) oxidoreductase, producing MTKQKKFITCDGNQAAAHISYMFSEVAAIYPITPSSTMAEYVDEWAAAGRKNIFGETVLVQEMQSEGGAAGAVHGSLQAGALTTTYTASQGLLLMIPNMYKIAGEFLPCVFHVSARTLASHALCIFGDHQDVMSARQTGFAMLAEGSVQEVMDLAGVAHLATIKSRVPFMNFFDGFRTSHEIQKIEMLENEDLAPLIDQEALAEFRTRALNPANPVARGMAENPDHFFQHRESCNNYYEAVPAIVEEYMNEISKITGRKYGLFDYYGAEDAERVIIAMGSVTEAAREAIDHLVANGEKVGLVAVHLYRPFSAKHFLAAVPKTAKKIAVLDRTKEPGANGEPLYLDVKDCFYGAENAPVIVGGRYGLGSKDTTPAQIIAVYKNLAMPMPKNHFTIGIVDDVTFTSLPQEEEIALGGEGMFEAKFYGLGADGTVGANKNSVKIIGDNTDKHCQAYFSYDSKKSGGFTCSHLRFGDTPIRSTYLVNTPNFVACHVQAYLHMYDVTRGLRKNGSFLLNTIWEGEELAKNLPNKVKKYFAQNNITVYYINATQIAQEIGLGNRTNTILQSAFFRITGVIPVDLAVEQMKKFIVKSYGKKGEDIVNKNYAAVDRGGEYKQLTVDSAWANLSDEAKAENNDPAFINEVVRPINAQDGDLLPVSAFKGIEDGTWHQGTAKYEKRGVAAFVPEWNAENCIQCNKCAYVCPHASIRPFVLDAEEQKGADFTQLKAVGKAFDGMTFRIQVDVLDCLGCGNCADVCPGNPKKGGKALTMKHLEGQLPEAANWTYCVENVKSKQHLVDIKANVKNSQFATPLFEFSGACSGCGETPYVKLLSQLFGDREMVANATGCSSIYSGSVPSTPYTKNEKGHGPAWANSLFEDFCEFGLGMELANEKMRARIVKAMEEAIAAEGTPAEYKEVFQAWIENMYDADKTKELAEKIIPMVEAAKDKCDNCKTIASLSQYLVKRSQWIIGGDGASYDIGYGGLDHVIASGKDVNILVLDTEVYSNTGGQSSKATPVGAIAKFAAAGKRVRKKDLGLMATTYGYVYVAQIAMGADQAQTLKAIREAEAYDGPSLIIAYAPCINHGLKAGMGKSQAEEEKAVKCGYWHLWRYNPALEAEGKNPFTLDSKEPDWTGFKDFLKGEVRYASVMKQYPQEAEQLFQAAEDNAKWRYNSYKRLSKENWGAEVTE